From Macrobrachium rosenbergii isolate ZJJX-2024 chromosome 55, ASM4041242v1, whole genome shotgun sequence, a single genomic window includes:
- the LOC136835577 gene encoding 5-phosphohydroxy-L-lysine phospho-lyase, with protein MTEPKTLTKTETIALRKKLIGPSCKLFFRSDPLKILRASGSYMYDEEGVRYLDCINNVCHVGHCHPHVVAAASKQMGILNTNSRFLHDNLVLYADRLTATFPKKLSVCFFVNSGSEANDLAIRLARTYTGHKDIITLDHAYHGHVISLIDISPYKFNHPGGEGQRDWVHVAPVADVYRGKYTNKDYTVEELSTKYADEVKALCDKATEKSGGVCAFFAESMQSCGGQIIYPPGYLRQVYAHVRAAGGVCVADEVQVGFGRVGSHMWAFQCQGDDIVPDIVTLGKPMGNGHPVSAVITTREIAESFGATGMEYFNTFGGNPVSIAIANAVFDVIENENLMEHATEVGSYLLQEFNKLKDKHEIIGDVRGKGMFLGIDLVKNRETREPATAEAAYVNKKLKERHILLSNDGPYLNVLKFKSPIVFSIEDANELVQKLDEVLTEMEQAENCLSGSEISGKFTITNGHGPSSKINGCPTQTAVNGVI; from the exons CCCATCATGCAAGCTGTTCTTCCGAAGCGATCCCCTGAAGATCTTGAGGGCATCAGGATCTTACATGTATGATGAAGAGGGGGTCAGGTATTTGGACTGCATCAATAACGTGTGCCACG TGGGACACTGTCATCCACACGTAGTAGCGGCAGCAAGTAAGCAAATGGGCATCTTGAACACAAACAGCCGTTTCTTGCATGACAACTTGGTCCTCTATGCAGACAG ACTGACCGCCACATTCCCAAAGAAACTGAGTGTGTGCTTCTTCGTAAACTCTGGAAGTGAAGCAAATGACTTGGCGATCCGATTAGCGAGGACTTACACTGGACACAAGGATATCATAACTTTAGATCA TGCATATCATGGCCACGTTATTTCCCTAATAGACATCTCGCCATACAAATTCAACCATCCAGGGGGAGAAGGACAACGCGACTGGGTGCACGTG GCACCAGTTGCTGATGTTTATCGAGGGAAATACACAAACAAAGATTACACCGTCGAGGAATTATCAACAAAGTATGCAGATGAGGTCAAAGCACTGTGTGACAAAGCCACAGAAAAAAGTGGTGGTGTCTGTGCGTTCTTCGCTGAATCTATGCAGAGTTGCGGAGGTCAGATCATCTATCCCCCGGGTTACTTGAGACAGGTGTATGC GCACGTGAGAGCAGCTGGAGGCGTTTGCGTAGCAGACGAAGTACAAGTTGGATTTGGCCGTGTTGGATCGCACATGTGGGCATTCCAGTGCCAAGGGGATGACATAGTCCCTGATATAGTAACCCTAGGGAAACCCATGGGAAATGGGCATCCTGTATCAGCTGTCATAACAACTAG GGAAATTGCCGAAAGCTTCGGTGCAACGGGAATGGAATACTTCAACACATTCGGCGGCAATCCAGTGTCCATTGCCATAGCTAATGCAGTTTTTGATGTCATCGAGAATGAAAATCTTATGGAACATGCAACTGAAGTTGGAAGCTATCTTCTACAAGAATTTAACAAGCTCAAAGACAAACATGAAATCATAG GTGACGTGAGAGGGAAAGGGATGTTCCTTGGCATTGACTTGGTGAAGAATAGAGAGACACGTGAACCTGCCACTGCAGAAGCTGCCTATGTTAACAAAAA GTTGAAGGAGAGGCACATTCTGTTGAGCAATGATGGGCCCTACCTCAATGTTCTGAAATTCAAGTCTCCAATTGTCTTCAGCATAGAAGATGCCAATGAACTGGTACAGAAACTAGATGAGGTTTTAACCGAAATGGAACAAGCAGAG aaTTGTTTATCTGGGTCTGAGATATCTGGAAAATTTACTATAACAAATGGACATGGTCCTTCCAGCAAGATTAACGGCTGCCCAACTCAGACCGCTGTGAATGGTGTAATATGA